One genomic window of Luteitalea pratensis includes the following:
- a CDS encoding dihydrofolate reductase family protein, whose protein sequence is MARLVFGMNQSLDGYVDHMAFAPGPTLFRHFIEEAEGQAGSVYGRHMYEVMRYWDDDHPEWNAEEHAFAAAWRNQPKWVVSRSLKSVGPNARLVGDDLESAIRELKAGRDGEIEVAGPDLAHSLTALGLIDEYRIYLHAVVLGHGKPYFAGPRPPLRLMASDRIGEDVIRLAYVPA, encoded by the coding sequence ATGGCCAGGCTCGTGTTCGGAATGAACCAGTCCCTGGACGGCTACGTCGACCATATGGCGTTTGCGCCAGGCCCCACGCTCTTCCGCCACTTCATCGAGGAGGCTGAGGGGCAGGCGGGCAGTGTCTACGGTCGCCACATGTATGAGGTCATGCGTTACTGGGACGACGATCATCCTGAATGGAATGCAGAGGAACACGCCTTCGCGGCGGCGTGGCGGAACCAGCCGAAATGGGTCGTCTCGCGCTCGTTGAAGTCGGTCGGCCCCAACGCCAGGCTTGTTGGTGATGATCTGGAGAGCGCGATCCGCGAACTGAAGGCCGGGCGCGACGGGGAGATCGAAGTTGCTGGCCCGGACCTGGCGCACAGCCTGACCGCACTTGGCCTGATCGATGAGTATCGAATCTACTTGCACGCCGTCGTGCTTGGTCACGGCAAACCATATTTCGCCGGCCCCCGGCCGCCGCTCCGCCTTATGGCGAGTGATCGGATTGGCGAGGATGTGATCAGGTTGGCCTACGTTCCTGCTTGA
- a CDS encoding right-handed parallel beta-helix repeat-containing protein yields MTKWLAVLISLTSLGLTEQQRQADESRPVTVDCNAGGAINRVLKSLKPGDVVLVQGRCLENVVIQSELQRITIDGQGTATVKPPDARQPAIQVLGREIRIKGFTTDGGFSGIAINRGGTAIVDHNMIENASEMGLEVSQNSFGRIINNTIRHSGVDGILVLGSASAHIGVLRTDDTVPSPNSILENGGDGIRVLRTSTARIIGNSLTGNRRSGLSVQQASHADVAGNRFDGNAEHGIRAVGNSAVNLADSAMGLFTQPNTTTVPNGLFGIRCESGAHVDGPIGSLVGKNGAKDVSDITCIDRSTR; encoded by the coding sequence ATGACGAAATGGCTTGCGGTACTCATCAGCCTCACCTCGTTGGGCTTGACCGAGCAGCAGCGTCAGGCTGACGAATCGCGTCCCGTAACCGTTGATTGCAATGCTGGAGGCGCCATCAACCGGGTGTTGAAGAGCCTCAAACCCGGCGACGTCGTTCTAGTGCAAGGACGCTGCCTGGAAAACGTCGTCATTCAGTCGGAGCTTCAACGCATCACCATCGACGGACAGGGCACGGCGACGGTGAAGCCGCCAGACGCGCGACAGCCGGCGATCCAGGTCCTCGGCCGCGAGATCAGAATCAAAGGCTTTACTACCGATGGCGGCTTCTCGGGCATTGCGATCAACCGAGGTGGCACCGCGATCGTCGACCACAACATGATCGAGAACGCCTCGGAGATGGGGCTCGAGGTTTCGCAGAACAGTTTTGGGCGGATCATCAACAATACGATTCGGCACAGCGGTGTTGACGGCATCCTGGTGCTCGGCAGCGCTTCGGCGCATATCGGAGTGTTGCGGACCGACGATACGGTTCCGAGTCCGAATTCAATCTTGGAGAATGGCGGCGATGGAATCCGTGTGCTGCGCACCTCCACCGCCCGCATCATTGGAAACAGTCTCACCGGCAATCGTCGCAGCGGCCTTTCCGTCCAGCAGGCGTCCCATGCAGACGTTGCCGGCAACAGGTTCGACGGGAATGCCGAACACGGTATTCGCGCCGTCGGAAATTCGGCGGTGAATCTGGCGGACTCGGCCATGGGCTTGTTTACTCAACCGAATACGACAACGGTCCCGAATGGGTTATTCGGTATCCGATGCGAGAGCGGCGCCCATGTGGACGGTCCGATCGGGAGCCTGGTGGGAAAGAATGGGGCAAAGGACGTGTCCGATATTACATGCATCGATCGCTCGACCCGATGA
- a CDS encoding chromate resistance protein ChrB domain-containing protein — translation MGQRTCPILHASIARPDDAHRNTQASGLQCGFETLCSVFGLAGPALSRIAAIVHDLDLKDGRFGAPDCGTVRAMIEGLQLAYQNDEALLEHGMTLFDSLYRSFEQSGRATGPRVAARPKRPAASARERRRGKKDG, via the coding sequence ATGGGGCAAAGGACGTGTCCGATATTACATGCATCGATCGCTCGACCCGATGATGCTCACCGAAACACGCAGGCTTCGGGCCTCCAGTGCGGGTTCGAAACGCTGTGCTCGGTCTTCGGCCTCGCTGGACCGGCGCTCTCGAGGATTGCGGCGATCGTTCATGACCTGGATCTCAAGGATGGCCGCTTCGGCGCGCCCGATTGCGGCACGGTCCGCGCCATGATCGAGGGCCTGCAGCTCGCCTATCAGAACGACGAGGCATTGCTCGAGCACGGAATGACGCTGTTCGACTCGCTCTACCGGTCGTTCGAGCAATCAGGTCGAGCGACCGGGCCGAGGGTCGCGGCGAGGCCGAAACGTCCAGCTGCTTCGGCGCGCGAGCGACGGCGCGGCAAGAAGGATGGGTGA
- a CDS encoding FAD-dependent oxidoreductase, protein MSDPKKTATVDLSKGVSAAGLVDGGMMLGHVGDQDVVLVRSGDELFAVGANCTHYRGPLAEGLVVGDTIRCPLHHACFSLRTGEALRAPALDPIACWRVEREGELIFVRDKMQAVEQASAIPTSTRPSSIVIVGGGAAGVAAAEMIRREGYDGPLTMISADADPPVDRPNLSKDYLAGDAQDDWIPLWPAEFYAGKRIEMVLGRQVASIDSARRTIRLDDGSERSFGALLLATGADPVRLPIPGATSDRVMYLRSFADSRAIVERTKNARHVVIAGASFIGLEVAASLRARGIDVDVVAPESMPLERVMGVEVGRFVRSLHEAQGVTFHLGQTVKAVDGRSVTLSDGTTLDADFVVMGVGVRPATALAEQAGIAVDRGITVNEYLETNAAGIFAAGDVARWPDPHTGQRIRVEHWVVAERMGQVAARNMLGARERFDVVPFFWSQHYDASIKYVGHAEAWDAVQISGSLESLDCSVAYKRGDRTLAVATIGRDAESLESEVRMERTTSEG, encoded by the coding sequence ATGAGCGACCCGAAGAAGACGGCGACGGTAGATCTGTCGAAAGGCGTGTCGGCCGCGGGACTCGTTGATGGCGGGATGATGCTCGGCCACGTGGGTGACCAGGATGTGGTGCTGGTTCGTTCAGGCGATGAGTTGTTTGCGGTCGGTGCAAACTGCACGCACTACCGCGGGCCGCTCGCTGAAGGACTCGTCGTCGGCGACACCATCCGCTGTCCACTGCATCACGCGTGCTTCAGCCTGCGCACGGGCGAGGCGCTGCGCGCACCCGCGCTCGATCCGATTGCCTGCTGGCGCGTCGAGCGCGAGGGCGAACTGATTTTCGTTCGCGACAAGATGCAAGCGGTCGAGCAAGCTTCTGCGATCCCGACGTCCACCCGCCCTTCCTCGATTGTCATCGTCGGAGGCGGTGCGGCGGGCGTCGCGGCTGCCGAGATGATCCGGCGTGAAGGCTACGACGGACCGCTCACCATGATCAGCGCCGATGCGGATCCGCCGGTCGACCGTCCCAATCTTTCGAAGGATTACCTTGCGGGAGATGCGCAGGACGATTGGATTCCGCTCTGGCCCGCCGAGTTCTATGCCGGGAAGCGCATCGAGATGGTCCTCGGGCGCCAGGTGGCCTCCATCGATTCGGCGCGACGAACCATCCGGCTCGACGATGGTTCGGAGCGTTCGTTTGGCGCGCTCCTCCTTGCCACCGGCGCCGATCCCGTGCGGTTGCCGATTCCAGGCGCCACGAGTGATCGGGTGATGTACTTGCGCTCGTTCGCCGACAGCCGCGCGATTGTCGAGCGTACGAAGAACGCCAGGCATGTCGTGATCGCCGGCGCGAGCTTCATCGGCCTCGAGGTAGCGGCGTCGCTGCGTGCGCGCGGGATCGACGTCGACGTGGTCGCGCCCGAGAGCATGCCACTCGAGCGCGTCATGGGCGTCGAGGTCGGCCGGTTCGTGCGATCGCTGCACGAGGCTCAGGGCGTCACGTTTCACCTCGGGCAGACCGTCAAGGCGGTCGATGGACGCTCGGTCACCCTCAGCGATGGGACGACGCTCGATGCGGATTTCGTGGTGATGGGCGTCGGCGTTCGGCCGGCGACGGCGCTCGCCGAGCAGGCCGGCATCGCGGTAGACCGCGGTATCACGGTGAATGAATACCTGGAAACGAATGCCGCCGGTATTTTCGCCGCCGGGGATGTGGCCCGGTGGCCCGACCCGCACACAGGCCAGCGCATTCGCGTCGAGCACTGGGTCGTCGCCGAGCGCATGGGGCAGGTCGCCGCGCGCAACATGCTGGGCGCCCGCGAACGGTTCGACGTGGTGCCGTTCTTCTGGAGCCAGCACTACGACGCGTCGATCAAGTACGTTGGCCACGCGGAAGCATGGGACGCGGTGCAGATCAGTGGTTCGCTCGAGTCCCTCGATTGTTCCGTGGCTTACAAGCGCGGCGACCGGACGCTGGCGGTGGCCACGATCGGGCGCGACGCGGAGAGCCTGGAATCCGAGGTGCGCATGGAGCGGACGACGTCCGAAGGGTAA
- a CDS encoding ankyrin repeat domain-containing protein — protein sequence MDAPGPDTATLVEEVKTAFASDDAAGVRAILHRHPQMKALINQPIGPFDSPAIVNIRSREMLDVLVDAGADINARSRWWAGGFGLLDSAEPDLAAYAIERGAIVDAHAAARLGMLDRLRELVSLDPSVVHARGGDGQTPLHFAGTPEAARYLLESGADINARDVDHESTPVQYMLKERQDVAHYLVTRGCRTDLLMASALGDLDLGRRHLDADPGCIRMRVNSDWFPMVNPRAGGTIYQWTLGFHVSAHHVARTFGHQDVLTLLLERSPVDARLVDACWSADEAALHAIRRGHPGLVERLSEDDRREVAHAARNNQAAVVRLMLECGWPVAAKGQHYATPLHWAAFHGNAEMAETILRFNPPLEATDADFHGTPLGWAVHGSQHGWYCRTGDYGATVATLIRAGARRPDAIGGSAAVQDVLRGSASASN from the coding sequence ATGGACGCGCCTGGACCAGACACCGCCACACTTGTCGAGGAAGTGAAGACCGCGTTTGCGTCCGATGACGCCGCCGGGGTCCGCGCGATCCTGCATCGTCATCCGCAGATGAAGGCGCTGATCAACCAGCCGATCGGCCCCTTCGACTCCCCAGCCATCGTCAACATCCGCAGCCGCGAAATGCTGGACGTCCTGGTCGATGCCGGTGCGGACATCAATGCCAGGAGTCGCTGGTGGGCGGGTGGCTTCGGGTTGCTGGACTCGGCGGAACCAGACCTTGCGGCCTATGCGATCGAACGAGGAGCGATCGTCGACGCGCATGCAGCGGCGCGGCTCGGCATGCTCGATCGCCTGCGTGAGCTGGTGTCCTTGGATCCATCTGTCGTGCATGCCCGAGGCGGAGACGGTCAGACGCCGCTCCACTTTGCCGGCACGCCGGAGGCGGCCCGGTATCTCCTCGAGTCCGGCGCTGACATCAACGCGCGTGACGTCGATCACGAGTCCACCCCAGTTCAGTACATGCTCAAGGAGCGGCAGGACGTGGCCCACTACCTGGTCACGCGGGGCTGTCGCACGGATCTCCTCATGGCGAGCGCGCTCGGCGACCTCGATCTCGGACGACGCCACCTCGACGCCGACCCTGGCTGTATCCGGATGCGCGTCAACAGCGACTGGTTTCCGATGGTCAATCCACGAGCTGGTGGAACCATCTACCAATGGACGCTGGGCTTCCATGTGTCGGCACATCACGTTGCCAGGACGTTCGGCCACCAGGACGTGCTGACACTGCTGCTGGAGCGCTCGCCCGTGGACGCCAGGCTCGTCGATGCATGCTGGTCGGCTGACGAGGCGGCGCTTCACGCGATCCGGCGCGGGCACCCGGGCCTTGTCGAGCGCCTTTCAGAAGATGACCGTCGGGAGGTGGCGCACGCCGCCCGGAACAACCAGGCCGCCGTCGTGCGACTCATGCTGGAATGCGGCTGGCCCGTGGCCGCGAAAGGCCAGCATTACGCGACGCCGCTGCACTGGGCCGCGTTTCACGGCAACGCCGAGATGGCGGAGACAATCCTGCGGTTCAATCCGCCACTCGAGGCCACCGATGCTGATTTCCATGGCACGCCGCTCGGATGGGCAGTCCATGGGTCCCAGCACGGGTGGTACTGCCGGACAGGTGACTACGGCGCCACTGTCGCGACATTGATTCGCGCTGGTGCCCGGCGCCCTGATGCCATCGGGGGAAGCGCTGCCGTGCAGGACGTGCTCCGCGGCTCCGCATCGGCATCGAACTGA
- a CDS encoding ankyrin repeat domain-containing protein, which yields MNTMTLHAAAASNDVAAIRNLLATGAAIDARDERGRTALLVATHANTVGAARALIEAGADVNAKDDIHDSAYLYAGASGHLEILKMTLEHGADLKSTNRYGGTALIPAAERGHVDTVRTLIDAGVDVDHVNNLGWTALLEAVILGDGGVSHARIVQLLVKAGARVSLADRDGVTPLGHARSRGFRTIENELVAAGAQ from the coding sequence ATGAACACGATGACGCTGCACGCCGCAGCGGCCAGCAACGACGTGGCCGCGATCAGGAACCTGCTCGCCACGGGAGCCGCGATTGACGCGCGCGACGAACGCGGACGGACGGCGCTTCTTGTCGCCACGCACGCCAACACGGTCGGCGCGGCCAGGGCACTGATCGAGGCGGGCGCCGACGTCAATGCCAAGGACGACATCCACGACAGCGCGTATCTCTATGCGGGCGCGAGCGGCCACCTCGAGATCCTGAAGATGACCCTCGAACACGGGGCCGACCTGAAGAGCACGAACCGCTACGGCGGCACCGCGCTCATTCCGGCGGCGGAGCGGGGTCATGTCGACACGGTGCGCACGCTCATCGACGCGGGTGTCGACGTCGACCATGTCAACAACCTGGGGTGGACGGCCCTGCTCGAGGCCGTCATCCTCGGTGACGGCGGCGTGTCGCACGCGCGGATCGTGCAGTTGCTGGTGAAGGCCGGGGCGCGCGTGAGCCTGGCCGACCGCGATGGCGTGACACCGCTCGGGCATGCGCGTAGCCGCGGTTTCCGGACGATCGAGAACGAGCTTGTCGCAGCTGGCGCCCAGTGA
- a CDS encoding DUF2278 family protein, with translation MAILYGVLRGRPDRFKREDNASTPHLQIRVLEDGGQPWRIAVNVQSNTGSHVAFWVVDPLVGHPVLASLEGRSQGFTTLAANAGGALDYVKAPLFDLALGRVLPPTGAASADDLQDLLSLFLEQCKAAGGEIFAFGAKFEQNLHKPIDMEFGNTDGLHGIHDIHMNQGNVGQHAGDNGVFHDGGLILKFPDRLMGLFLAFQSQRVPTDAAGNAATGALAIEQILGGGGPTLPPPLVSTIYIERALINPSGADPGLETVVLGNLAATSQTLSHWRLLDKNGRATPIDATLAPGASLIVALDGRGVQLGNNGGNLILQDDTNAQVDVVTYTAEDAGSDNRYVRFRR, from the coding sequence ATGGCCATTCTCTACGGTGTGCTGCGCGGGCGTCCGGATCGGTTCAAGCGCGAGGACAACGCGTCCACCCCGCACCTGCAGATTCGGGTACTCGAGGATGGCGGGCAGCCGTGGCGAATCGCGGTGAACGTCCAGTCCAACACCGGCTCGCACGTCGCGTTCTGGGTGGTCGACCCGCTTGTCGGCCATCCGGTGCTGGCGTCGTTGGAGGGCCGATCGCAGGGGTTCACGACGCTTGCGGCCAATGCCGGCGGGGCGCTCGACTACGTCAAGGCGCCGCTGTTCGATCTCGCGCTCGGCCGCGTATTGCCGCCGACCGGCGCCGCGAGCGCCGACGATCTCCAGGACCTGCTGTCGTTGTTCCTGGAGCAGTGCAAGGCCGCCGGCGGCGAGATCTTCGCGTTCGGGGCAAAGTTCGAGCAGAACCTGCACAAGCCGATCGACATGGAGTTTGGCAACACCGACGGCCTGCACGGCATCCACGACATCCACATGAACCAGGGCAACGTCGGGCAGCACGCCGGTGACAATGGTGTCTTTCACGATGGCGGATTGATCCTCAAGTTCCCGGATCGCCTGATGGGACTGTTCCTCGCGTTCCAGAGTCAGCGGGTGCCGACCGACGCCGCTGGCAATGCGGCCACGGGTGCGCTCGCCATCGAGCAGATCCTCGGCGGCGGCGGGCCGACCTTGCCCCCGCCGCTGGTGTCGACGATCTACATCGAGCGCGCATTGATCAATCCGAGTGGCGCGGACCCGGGGCTCGAGACCGTGGTGCTGGGCAACCTCGCAGCCACGTCGCAGACGCTGAGCCACTGGCGCCTGCTCGACAAGAACGGCCGTGCCACGCCGATTGACGCGACGCTCGCCCCCGGGGCGTCACTCATCGTCGCGCTCGACGGCAGGGGCGTGCAGCTCGGGAACAATGGTGGCAACCTGATCCTGCAGGACGACACCAACGCCCAGGTCGATGTCGTGACCTACACCGCCGAGGATGCGGGGTCCGACAACCGCTACGTGCGCTTCCGTCGGTGA
- a CDS encoding VOC family protein, producing MTGTPKIATHLWFNGNADEAVAFYTSLFDDARITNVVRWGEGGPGPQGAVLNIAFEMAGQSFIALNGGPAFTFTPAISLAVSCETQAEVDALWTRLLDGGGKPNACGWLDDRFGLSWQIVPSALTELMSDPDPKASGRVARALMGMQKIDIASLQRAYLAA from the coding sequence ATGACAGGTACTCCGAAGATCGCGACGCACTTGTGGTTCAACGGCAATGCCGACGAGGCGGTTGCCTTCTACACCTCGCTCTTTGACGATGCGCGAATCACCAACGTCGTGCGATGGGGCGAGGGTGGTCCCGGTCCACAGGGCGCCGTCCTGAACATCGCCTTCGAGATGGCGGGCCAGTCGTTCATCGCGCTGAACGGCGGGCCAGCGTTCACGTTCACGCCGGCGATCTCGCTTGCCGTGTCGTGCGAAACGCAGGCGGAAGTGGACGCACTCTGGACCAGGCTCCTCGACGGTGGCGGCAAGCCCAACGCCTGCGGGTGGCTCGACGATCGCTTCGGGCTCTCCTGGCAGATCGTCCCGTCGGCACTGACCGAATTGATGAGCGATCCGGACCCGAAGGCGTCCGGACGCGTTGCCCGCGCCTTGATGGGCATGCAGAAGATCGACATCGCCAGCCTGCAGCGCGCGTACCTGGCCGCCTGA
- a CDS encoding YciI family protein, which translates to MKYMLMMHVAGGGSYQIASWPAPDIAAHIRFMRDFAGKLAAAGELLGAEGLGGPDEAKLVRAGAAGEPITDGVFPESKEFLAGFWLVDVDTPERAYAIAAEASAAPGLGGAPLNLAIEVRQVMSGPPADWTPDT; encoded by the coding sequence ATGAAGTACATGCTGATGATGCACGTCGCCGGCGGCGGGTCGTACCAGATCGCAAGCTGGCCTGCGCCGGACATTGCGGCACACATCCGCTTCATGCGGGACTTTGCCGGCAAGCTGGCCGCTGCCGGGGAGCTTCTCGGAGCCGAGGGGCTCGGCGGGCCGGACGAGGCGAAGCTCGTACGAGCCGGCGCCGCCGGAGAGCCGATCACCGACGGCGTGTTCCCTGAATCGAAGGAGTTCCTTGCCGGCTTCTGGCTGGTGGATGTCGACACACCCGAGCGCGCCTATGCGATCGCTGCAGAGGCTTCTGCCGCTCCGGGGCTTGGCGGCGCGCCGTTGAACCTCGCCATCGAAGTACGACAGGTGATGAGCGGTCCGCCGGCCGACTGGACGCCGGACACGTGA
- a CDS encoding RNA polymerase sigma factor — protein sequence MIPRLDDNAQDLLRDLAPTVLGALLRRYRDFGGCEDAVQEALLAAAMQWPKQGMPENPRGWLMTVATRRLTDQIRADTARRLREHMVVSLIPADEQIALAADAAGVNERDETLDLYFMCSHPALSPASQIALTLRVMGGLTTGEIARAFMVPEATMAQRLTRAKLTIKAAGRTFPELTAGDRKARLPIVLKVLYLTFNEGYTATGGAALYRVDLSNEAIRVARLLLRLLPDQPEVGGLLALMLLTDARRPARTGPNGELIPLGEQVRSHWNQERISEGTWILERALAQGAVGPYQVQAAIAALHDEAPSTEATDWPQILALYELLRFQDNPMVSLSRAIALAMVNGPEAGLAALDELALDPRISNHHRLTAARAHLLERAGHHAEAIEEYRRAAQRTTNTPERDYLLLHAARLSDSLRLSSCTTSSGI from the coding sequence GTGATCCCGCGGCTCGACGACAACGCCCAGGATCTGCTGCGCGATCTCGCGCCGACGGTCCTGGGCGCCCTGCTGCGCCGCTACCGCGACTTCGGCGGTTGCGAAGACGCGGTCCAGGAGGCCCTGCTTGCCGCGGCCATGCAGTGGCCGAAGCAGGGCATGCCCGAGAACCCGAGGGGCTGGCTCATGACGGTGGCAACACGCCGGCTCACCGACCAGATCCGGGCGGACACCGCGCGGAGACTCCGCGAGCACATGGTGGTCAGCCTGATTCCCGCCGACGAGCAGATCGCGCTGGCCGCCGACGCTGCCGGTGTGAACGAGCGGGATGAAACGCTCGACCTCTACTTCATGTGCAGCCATCCGGCGTTGTCGCCGGCATCGCAGATCGCCCTCACGCTGCGTGTAATGGGCGGCTTGACGACCGGTGAAATCGCGCGTGCATTCATGGTGCCGGAGGCCACGATGGCGCAGCGGCTGACGCGGGCGAAACTGACGATCAAGGCGGCCGGTCGAACCTTCCCCGAGCTCACGGCGGGCGATCGCAAGGCCCGGCTGCCGATCGTCCTCAAGGTCTTGTACCTGACCTTCAACGAAGGGTACACGGCGACTGGAGGGGCCGCGCTGTACCGCGTCGACCTGTCGAATGAAGCCATCCGGGTCGCCCGGCTGCTCTTGCGGTTGCTGCCGGATCAACCGGAAGTCGGCGGCCTGCTGGCGTTGATGCTGCTCACCGACGCGCGGCGCCCGGCGCGCACGGGTCCGAACGGTGAGCTGATCCCGCTCGGTGAACAGGTGCGATCGCACTGGAACCAGGAGCGCATCTCGGAGGGCACGTGGATCCTCGAGCGAGCGCTTGCGCAGGGCGCCGTCGGGCCGTACCAGGTTCAGGCAGCCATCGCAGCACTCCATGACGAAGCGCCAAGCACCGAGGCGACCGACTGGCCACAGATTCTCGCTCTCTACGAGCTGCTTCGGTTCCAGGACAACCCGATGGTGAGCCTCAGCCGAGCGATTGCGCTCGCGATGGTCAACGGCCCTGAGGCTGGCCTGGCTGCCCTGGACGAGCTCGCACTGGATCCACGCATCTCGAACCACCACAGACTGACTGCGGCTCGTGCACACCTGCTCGAGCGAGCCGGCCATCACGCGGAGGCGATCGAAGAGTACCGTCGCGCCGCGCAGCGCACCACGAACACACCGGAGCGGGATTACCTGCTCCTGCATGCGGCTCGGCTGAGCGATTCGCTTCGGCTCTCGAGTTGCACGACGTCATCGGGCATATGA
- a CDS encoding M28 family metallopeptidase, with translation MLQASPDRIAHDLDVLVRDIGVRLAGTPGERAAADHVLANARALGADAWDESFPMRARVVTEEQLEIDIDGTWRPFPCSLFSSTPGTDGEWRSAELTTLTPTDYQRDDLGHLCGKAVIHMGCHIESRASYQRLMDAGPAFLLMVDTRYPADTPRADGMFPEYTAAIGAVPTLNVAHHDAWTWTAVRATRARCRVVGGMVPATSQNVVIDLPGTDLADDILYASAHHDTQANSPGADDNGSGVVGVMELARLLQPQPRRRTIRLISFGAEEQLSVGSAAYVRTHRDEVSRRGRCMYNLDSYGSHLGWTQLYINAHPDFEASLRPYFRTADLYYQTITAVVPYADHFPFVAAGMPGVFHYRVNCDGGRFFHHRPDDDLTRVSPEVIARDVSAVANWLEAMAESDTLPFTPAIPEAQRHDVERCWEDLFGGWK, from the coding sequence ATGCTGCAGGCCTCGCCCGACAGAATCGCCCATGACCTCGATGTTCTCGTACGCGACATCGGCGTGCGACTGGCCGGAACCCCGGGAGAACGTGCAGCGGCCGATCACGTGCTCGCCAACGCACGTGCCCTCGGCGCCGACGCGTGGGACGAGTCCTTCCCGATGCGGGCCCGGGTCGTCACCGAGGAGCAGCTGGAGATCGACATCGATGGCACCTGGCGGCCGTTCCCCTGTTCGCTGTTCAGCAGCACGCCAGGAACCGACGGTGAGTGGCGTTCGGCCGAACTCACGACGCTGACGCCGACCGACTATCAGCGCGACGACCTCGGGCATCTTTGCGGCAAAGCGGTCATCCACATGGGCTGCCACATCGAGTCGCGGGCGTCCTACCAGCGCCTGATGGACGCCGGGCCAGCCTTCCTGTTGATGGTCGATACGCGCTATCCCGCCGACACGCCCCGCGCCGACGGCATGTTCCCCGAGTACACCGCAGCGATCGGCGCCGTGCCGACCCTCAACGTGGCGCACCACGACGCCTGGACCTGGACGGCCGTGCGTGCTACTCGCGCCCGCTGCCGCGTCGTCGGCGGCATGGTGCCCGCCACGTCGCAGAACGTCGTCATCGACCTGCCAGGCACCGACCTGGCCGACGACATCCTCTACGCGAGTGCCCATCACGACACGCAGGCGAATTCACCCGGCGCTGACGACAACGGCTCGGGGGTCGTCGGCGTGATGGAACTGGCGCGACTGCTGCAGCCGCAGCCGCGTCGTCGCACGATTCGCCTGATCTCGTTCGGTGCCGAAGAACAGCTCTCGGTCGGATCGGCCGCCTACGTTCGCACGCATCGCGACGAGGTGTCGCGTCGCGGCCGTTGCATGTACAACCTGGACAGCTACGGCTCACACCTCGGGTGGACGCAGCTGTACATCAACGCCCACCCGGACTTCGAGGCGTCGCTGCGACCGTACTTTCGCACCGCCGATCTCTATTACCAGACGATCACCGCCGTCGTGCCGTATGCCGATCACTTCCCGTTCGTGGCCGCCGGCATGCCTGGTGTCTTCCATTACCGCGTCAACTGCGACGGCGGACGCTTCTTCCACCATCGCCCCGATGACGACCTGACGCGCGTCTCGCCGGAGGTGATCGCGCGGGACGTCTCGGCAGTCGCCAACTGGCTCGAAGCGATGGCGGAATCTGACACCCTGCCATTCACGCCGGCCATCCCGGAAGCCCAGCGACACGACGTGGAGCGGTGCTGGGAGGACCTCTTCGGCGGCTGGAAGTGA
- a CDS encoding trypsin-like serine protease: MSIKSRTALAVVGALVASAATVLAVKYGELDGNRHPYVGLLVAQDAEGNPLWRCSGTLLSPTLFLTAGHCTEAPAAHVEIWFDADVDAGIPSNGYPFNGNVGGTPYTHPQYDPNAFFRYDLGVVVLDAPVNMPAYGVLPKLDELDRLATRRGKQDIAFTAVGYGIQASFPDAAAWKEQAARVRYLARPQLLQINVPGYVGDFSLLLSNNASTGGTCFGDSGGPNFIGDSNVIGGVTSFAKNGNCAGSGGVYRVDRADDLDWLNSEFGAYLPQ, translated from the coding sequence TTGTCAATCAAGTCTCGGACCGCCCTTGCGGTGGTAGGTGCCCTCGTGGCGTCGGCAGCAACCGTACTGGCAGTGAAGTACGGAGAACTCGATGGCAATCGCCATCCGTACGTCGGCCTGCTCGTCGCCCAGGACGCCGAAGGCAACCCGCTGTGGCGTTGCAGCGGCACACTCCTGTCGCCGACGTTGTTCCTGACGGCGGGGCATTGCACGGAGGCGCCGGCCGCCCACGTGGAGATCTGGTTCGATGCCGACGTCGATGCCGGCATCCCCTCCAACGGCTATCCGTTCAACGGCAACGTCGGTGGAACCCCCTACACGCATCCCCAGTACGACCCGAACGCCTTCTTCCGGTACGACCTCGGCGTCGTCGTCCTCGACGCGCCCGTGAACATGCCGGCCTACGGCGTGCTGCCGAAGCTCGACGAACTCGATCGGCTCGCCACGCGGCGCGGCAAGCAGGACATCGCCTTCACCGCCGTCGGATACGGTATCCAGGCGAGCTTTCCGGATGCGGCGGCGTGGAAGGAACAAGCCGCACGCGTGCGGTACCTGGCGAGGCCGCAGTTGCTGCAGATCAACGTGCCGGGCTATGTCGGCGACTTTTCACTCCTGCTGTCCAACAACGCCAGCACCGGCGGGACGTGTTTCGGGGACTCGGGTGGACCGAATTTCATCGGCGACAGCAACGTGATCGGCGGTGTCACGTCGTTTGCCAAGAACGGCAACTGTGCAGGCAGCGGTGGCGTCTATCGCGTCGATCGCGCCGATGACCTCGACTGGTTGAACAGCGAGTTCGGCGCCTACCTGCCACAGTAG